CATGGATGACGGCATGCAAAATTTCAACCAGGCGCTGTTCCAACTGGTGAAGGACCAAAAAGTTTCCGAGAAGGAAGCGCTTGCCAAGGCGTCCAACGCGCAAGCCCTGGAAATGAATTTCAAAGGCATCTTCCTCGACGAAGGCCGGCGTATTTTGGGTTAAGGCGTCGCGAATTTTCCTGGGGAAAGATTCCTCCCTATGCCGAGCCTGGTGTCTGTTGGCCGTCTGCTCGCGGCTTGGGTGGGACCACATAAGAGTTCAAACCCTTGAGATGTTCCACAATCAAATCCACAGTGCGATTCACCGCACCTTGATTTTCGCGCACGATTTTTTGCGCATTGCGGCCAAGTTGTTCCCGCCGTTCGGGACGCGCAAGCAAATCCGCAAAAACATTTTCCAGTTCCGCCGCGTCACGCACTTGCACCGCGCCGTCCTGCGCGAGAAAAATTTTGGTGACATCGCTGAAGTTTTGCATGTTCGGGCCGAAGACGACCGGCTTGGCCAGCGCCGCGGGTTCGATGGGATTTTGGCCGCCCTTCGCCGTCAAACTTTTGCCGATGAACGCAATGGTGGCGTATTCATAAAAATAGCGCAATTCGCCGGTCGTATTTACCAGAAGACATTGCACCGAACCGGGCGCGAGATGGGTGGCCGCAGTGATTTCGCTGCGATACATAAATTTGACGCGCTGGTTGGAAAGCTCCTGCGCCACTTCGCGCGCACGCTCGAAATGCCGCGGCACAAGGATGAGCACGAGATTGGGAAAACGCTTACGCAGGCGGAGAAATTGTTGCGCAAGAATACGCTCTTCGCCCGCATGGGTGCTGCCCGCCACGAGGATGGGCGCGTCGGTGGAGATCCCGATCTGCTGGAGCAGGGCAGGGACATCGAGCGTTTTGTTGTCGGGAATTCCGGCGGCATCAAATTTCAAATTGCCGACCACGTGGACAGCGTCGGGCTGGCATCCGAGTTCGCGCAGTTTTGCGGCGTCACTTTCGTTTTGTGCGCCGACGGCGGTGAACGACGCGAACAGCGGGCGGAAAATAAAACCGAATCTTTTATATCGCGGATACGAACGGTCCGAGAGCCGTGCGTTGATGAGGAAGACGGCTTTGCCGAGTGAACGCGCGCGCCACATAAAGTTGGGCCAGATCTCCGATTCGATCAGGCCGATGGCATTGGGATGAATCGAGCCGAGCGCGCGCCCGACGTATCGCTGACGGTCAATTGGATAATAGATTTTGCCGATCGTGGGCGGCAGGCGTTTTTGCAATTCCGCCATGCCGGTGGTCGTGGTGGTGGAGACGACGATCTTGAGATTCGGCATGCGCGGTTGCAAGGCGCGGATCACCTGCAGGCAGACATTCATTTCGCCGACGCTTACGGCGTGCAGCCAAATCACGTGGCGATTCGTGACGGATTGCTTGACCTTATTATTGTAAAGGCCGAGGCGCTGGTTGAAGTCTTGCCGCCAATTTCCCCGGCGCCACATTTTAAAAAAATAAAATGGGGCCGCCAAAAAGAAGGAGATATTGAAAAAAAAGTTATACCACTTGCGCATTAGGCCTTACCCCGAGCTTTCAAAATAGCGAGCATCGTTCGTTTCTGATTTATGAGTGACGAATTGGCGGCATTACTCAAACCAATAATTCGTTCCCGTAAAAATTAGATAACATTTTAGCGGGGATGTTCCAAGCCATTCTTGAAAATTTGGGGTTCGCGCGGCAGGGTGGGCGGCTGTTCGGCCGTTTTCCAGTCGTCCATACCGCGTGACGGCGCCTCACCGGTTTCGTCGCCGCAAAGCCTGATCGAGGACAACGTGTGGGTGCAGGCACGCTTGCGCGCGACCACCACCACGGGCATTTGTCGTCCTCAGGCCCCGGGCGAAATGTCTTGTGCTCCGCAAAATGAAATGACGGTGAGGAGCCGTTGGCACAGGCGAAAGTTCGCCGGCGCCAACGATTCCCCACCGCCAAACATCCCTGCGATTGTGGGTGTCGTTTTCATATTCATGCGGCCTGGAGCAGGAGGTTCAAGCTGCGTTCACGGACGCCTGCCTGCCGGAGGCATTGGGCCAGGGCGGCCCGCGCCTTTTCGGCAAGCAAGGTGGGAAACACGAGCAACGGATATCGCGTGGCCCAGGCCAGCGCAGCGGCGTCATTGGCGGCGCGGCGCAAGGCGGTGTTTTGATCGGCATCCGTGGTGTCTTCGAGTAATTGCCGGAGCAAGCGGTCCTTGAGCTTTTCCAATTCTGTGGTTTCCGCGGCGCGGAACGGCAGCGGCTCCACGTTGAACCGCACCTCGCGCGCGAACCGCGCCCGAAGGGTTTGTTTTGTCTTATTCATTTGTTTTTCTTTGGTTGTGCCCCGCGAGGGGCGTTGTCGGTTGCATAAACAAAAAACCCGCGATTGACTGGCAATCGCGGGTTTCTTGAAATTCTATCGCTATTGGTTAGAAAGTTCCTCCCACGATGCCGGTGAGACAAGAGACGCGATGCCAAATAGACATTTGGCGGCCGCCACTCGTGACGCACAGGTTATATTTAAACGTGGTGTTCATTTTTCTACGTTTCCGTCTGCCACTATAGAACACTATATCGGTTGAATTGTCAAATTGATTAAGCGCGATGGAGCGAAGTCGAACCTTCACAAACACAAGTTTCTATGCTGGTTCCATTTGAATTTCATTTCTTGCGAGACTTTTTATCGTCGCAATCGAAAACTCAAGCCGTCTGTCTCCGCAAAAAGCGACATCTAAACTTGTGATAGGAACGCGAAATGCTATATTTTACTTGTGACTACTGGACTCGCTGACGAACGCAAACCATTGCGCATGATTAAATGCAATGCATGTGGCGCTCAAGTATTCATTCCGGGCGATCTCCAACCGCTTGCGACCACGGCCTGCCCGAAATGCGGCAACCAGATCATGATGCCGATGCGGTTGCGCCAATTCGAATTGCGCGCATTTATCGCATCCGGCGGCATGGGAACGGTCTATCGCGCTTTCGATACCGCGCTGGAACGCGAAGTCGCTGTCAAAGTAATGAAGCCCGAACTCGCTGGCGATGTGCTGGCGATTGAAGCCTTCTCCCGCGAAGCTCGTGCGTGCGCCTGCCTGAATCATTCCAACATCATTCACATTTATACTTTCGACGAAAACGAACGACAGAAATATCTCGTGATGGAACTGGCCGATCAAGGCAGCCTCGATGGGCGCATCGAAACGCAAACGCGTATCTCAGAATTGGAAGTTCTGGACATCGGAACCAAGATGGGTTCGGCGCTCGAAGCGGCGTTGAAACATGGTTTTCTGCATCGCGATATCAAGCCGGGCAACATCCTGTTCAATGCTGACAACGAACCGAAGCTCGTGGATTTCGGGCTTGCCCGCAAAGCCGAAGCCGAGGTGAATCCCGACGAAGGCACTTGGGGGACGCCGTATTATGTGGCGCCGGAAAAGATCAATCGCGAGCCGGAAACATTTTTGTCAGATATGTACAGCCTGGGCGGAACTCTCTACCACGCGCTCACCGGGCATGTTCCGTTTGAAGCGCCGACGGTTGAGGAATTGGTGCGTGCGCATGTGAGCGTGCCCTTGACGCCGCCGGACCAGGTGATTCCCGAAGTGAGCCAGTTGTGCAGCGAAGCGATCGTCCGTGCGATGGCCAAGAATCCCGCCGACCGGTTTCAAAGCTACGGCGAGTTCATCATGGCGTTCGAGTATGCGCGCACGATGCTGCTCCGGCAGCAAAGCCAGGGAATTCCCACACCGGTAGCCGCTCCCGGCAAGGCTAAAGGCTGGTGGAAACGCTAGGCGTTTCTTCTCTTTGTTTCTTTCCTGACTTGTTTCGCGTATCTTCACAAAAAAAGGCAGACCATTTCTGGTCTGCCTTGAAAAAAGCAAAAGCAATTATTATTTCGCCGGAGCAGGAGCAGCGGGCGCGGGCGGAGCAGCCGGGGTGGTTTTTTTGGTGCTGCCGAAACTGACATAACGGGCGGTATATGTGGCACTCGCGCCGTCACCGGTCTTGATGTAAGAAACCGTCACGTCTTCACCGACGACACCGTCATCCAAGGTCGCGGTCTTGCCGTTCTTGGTGAGTTTGGTTTTGACGGGATCAATCGTGACGACGCGTTTGACCTGGCTGCCGACGGTGATGGTCATGGCCGATTTGTCCACTGCTTCGAGCTTTCCGCGAAACATGGTCGGATGGGGTTTGGCCGCCGGAGCAGCGGGCGCGGCGGGAGTCGGCGGGGTCGGGGTTTGGGCCATCGCGCCCAAAGGCATTCCGACAACGGTCGCCGCCAAAATAGTAGCCAGTGTTAACTTCCCAAGAGTTCTAATCATAGTTTTTGCAATCGTTAATATTTATTTAATGCGTCTCCGTTGAGATATTGCCCAATTTAAAGGCCTCCGCAAGCCCTTTTTGGCAATGCTATTGGGGTAAAATCCACACCTTTCGCGTGAGCCTCACGCGCAAACTGTAAAGCGGGACTGGAATTTTTTCAATCATCGAAAAAATTTTACGCCGGGATTACCACGTCCCATCCACCAACAACGACGTCGTCCGTTTCGCGAGGTCATCCGTCAACAGGGGAATCGCCGCCCGCTCGGCGCTCGTCAAGTCGGCCCCGGCGCGGACGTCCGTGTGGCCAGTGACGGGATGCTCGAAAAGAACTTTGCCCGAGCGATCGCGCGCGACGATTTTCGCGGTCATCGTGATTTCGTAATCCTGCACAGTCAACACGTCGGTGCGTTGCACGCTGATTTCAGTGCGTTGATAATCGGTAATCACACCGGTGAGGATCACGTCGCCGTCATCATGCGTATTGACGCGATACGTTCCATCCTGCATCAAATTTTTCCGCAGCGAAATCATCACGTAATCGGAAAGACGCGGCTCCAGGGTTTTGTTGACGAAAGGCTGAATTTGGATCGAGCGCTCGCCGGAAATTTCCCCGCCCGCCGGGCCGAGTTTGTAACCGCCGCAACCAACCGCCAGCCACGCCAGCAGCAGCAACCCCGCAAAAACTCGCGTGCGCATCATTTGGCCGGGGAATTCTCCGTAAGCTTTTTGAGCGCGGTAATGCGTTGCAGCGCCGTCTGTGCGTAGGTGGACTTGGGGTCCTGGATCAAAACTTCATTATAATAAATCAATGCGCCTTTGTACTGATGCTTGTGCTCATAAAATTTCGCCGTCTCAAAATTTCCCCGCGCCTGTTCGGTCTTGAGCGAGCCGATGATTTGCTCGCCTTTGTTTACGCGCGGATCATCGGGATACAGCGTCATGAATTGCTCGAAAGTTGCAATCGCCTGGCCCGCCGTGCTCTGGTCATATTCCGCCGTCTCTGCCTGCTTCTGGTAAGCGAGCCCCGCTTTGAACAACGCGTCAGAAGCGATCTTGGGCCGATCATGATAACGATCCGCCGCCTGTTCGTAAGCCTTCGCCGCGAGGATGAACGGCTCTTTGTCATTTAGAAAACGCGTTTGCTTTTCGCGCGCCGCGCCAATGTTCATTTGCGCCTGCGCCGCCACATCGCTGTAAGGCCCGTTCTTCACCAGCTTGTCATACATGTCCACGGTTTTGTCCATGGATGGAAGCGTCGGGATATAACCCCACAATTTGAAACGCTCGCCTCCCAGGAAGCGATTGCAGATGGCGAATTGCCGGTGCAAAATCTCCTCATAATTTGCCGCCTTGGGATATTTTTCGAGCAGCCTCTGATATTCCTTGAACGCCAGTTCGTCCTGATGGCTGGCCTCGTAGCAGCGCGCCAGCAGGTAAGCGCCCCTGGGAGCGTAGTCTGACAACGGCCACGTTTTCACCACGCGTTGCGCGGCCTTCTTCGCCAGGCGAATGTCCTTTTTATCAAAAGCTGTTTGCGCGACGTCCAGTTGATCTTTCGCGCGCAGCTTACGCCACGCGCCTTCGCCACCGGCAGCTTCGTACACCCAGCCTTCGCCGGGCGTATAAGTCAACGGCGCCGGCGAGCGGAAAGGACATGCCAGCACGAATAAGACCGCCAGCCCGATGCGTAAAGACCATCGTTTCATGCTTAAACCGTAACGACGCGCCATTTCCAAGTCAAGGGCCGCGCCGTCAACCGCGATAAATGATCAACACGCCGTAATCTGTCAGCATCTTCTGACTCGCAATGTCCAGATAGCTGTAGTTCAACGGCGTCACGCTGATAAGATTATCCATGCCGAGTTTCGCGAGAAATTTTCCCACGATCTCGTCGAACTTGTCATGGCCCACCTCCACGCAATCCACCCGGCGGATGGACTTCACGCGCAACATCCGGTCGCTTTCCTTCGCCGCGACTTCGAGCGGCACGGGCGGTTTCGTGATCAACGCTTCCTGCGGCTTGGAATGCACCGGGACCTTCAGATGCTTCTCGACTTTTGCGGCGGCCGACGCGGCGATCGCATTGGCCATCGGCGTGCCCCAGCGCGGAGTCGTGGCCTCGGCGTCGGTTTCGGCGGGCGGCGGCGCAGGTTTGGCGTTGGCCGGGATGCGGATTTTATTGTTGCAGGAGGGGCAGGTTATTTCTTCACCGACGCCGGAAGAATCCACTTCCAACTCCTGATTGCACTTCGGACAGTTGAATAAAACATCCATAAAGTGTGTAGGTTGAGGTTAAGGGACTGTAGCTGTGCCTGTATAATAATAAATCCGGCCGCAATGGGCCAGCAAAATATCACCACCGAATCGGCGAGAAATGGACGGCGCGACCTTCATTCAATTATGAAATAATTTACCGGCGAATCCCCCCCCATAAAAATTACGCGCACTTATGCGCACTTACGCGCTTCTTCGCGTTCATCGCCTCCTCCTCTTCGGCGCTTTCCGGCAGCGGCTTTCCCGCCGGCACCAGCGGAAACAAACTCCGCTGGATTTTATTCGTAAGTTTATTGCCCCGGTAAGGATCTTCCATCGCCTTCCGATCCGCCTCCCGCTCCTTCTCAAACTCCATGATCCCTTCCAAAATATTCTCCGCCTCCTCCGTCACATCATACTGCCAGCGCTGCTGCTCAAATTCCAACCGCTGCCGCCTCACCTCCTGTGCCGCCTTCTGGATTTCCAACCGTTGACGCCGCACTTCATTCGCCTCCGCCTGAACCCACAATTTCCCCAGCTTCGGCGCATCCTCAACTCCGGCCTCCCGCAACGTCGCAAAAAACCGCTGCCCTAAAACCCTCCGGCTCGCCTCCGCCAGCAAACTCGTGTCCACCGCCGCCCCACAAATCTCCTTTGCTTCCTTCGCTGATTCCACCATCTCCTCCAGCAGCCGTTCCTGCGCGCACCGCTTATAAAACCGCTTCAACCCCCAAACCGAACCCTCATAACCCATTTCTTCCTGCGCCCGCTTCAGCGCCTCCTCATACCCCAAACCATCCTCAAACAACCATTGCTCCAGCGTCTCGCGCTGTGCATCCGTCAACAGATTCCAACTTGCATCTGACCGTGTTTTTCTTAGTACATTTATATTTAGATTAGTATTCATGTGAGAAGAATCTCACGAATTCCAAAAACCGTGTAACTCTCCATAGGTTTGACAAACCCAATCCAGAACGACCCCTCTTTTTTTCAAACAGCCGTTTGAACGTCTTGTGGCGGCATCTTAAAAAAGCCAGCCTTACCCCTGCAAACATGGGCGATATTTAATTCCCAGGGGAGCGCGTGCGTTCTCGCCGGCGATGCCTTTAAATCATGAAATGACTCATCAGCGATTTTTTTTGAAAAAAATATCCATTATCAGAAAATTTTTGAGCCCTTCTCACCAACCCCGCGTTCCAGCCCTTTTTAACGGTTTCTTTTTCCCGCTTCCTTCACCACTCGATAAACCAAAAACATCTCATCCCCCACGCGCTTCTGCGAACGCAACTCCAATTTCGCCGCCGCTGCCAGCGTCGTGAATCCATTTCCGTCCGACATCGTCGGTGCCGTGCGCCCGCCCAGCACCAATGGACACAATGTCACATGCACTTCATTCACCAGCCCCGCTTCAAACAATCCCGCATTGATCTCCCCGCCGCCTTCGCACAACAACCGTTTTACTTTCCACTCCGCGCGCAGCCACCGCAACGCCATTGCAAAATCCAATTCGCGCTTCCCGCAAACCTTCACCACGTCCGCCAGCTTCGATAACTCACGTAATTTGCCCGGCGATGCCCGCTCCGTCGTCAGCACAATGATCGGCGAAAACCGATGCTTAAAAATCTCCGCATCCGGGTCCAGCGTGCCCGCACCGCTCACCACCACGCGGATATTATATTCCGCGAGCCCGCGCTTGAGCCGCATCCGCCGATACTTCGCGCCGCCCGTGCCCAGTTTCACCGGCCCCAGGTCCACCGTCCGCGCGCCCGACATCACCGCGTCCGCCTCCGTGCGCAATTCCAGCAAATGCTCCTGGTCCCGCGCGCTGCTGAACGGCACGAAATGACGATTCACTGGCGCCAGCTTCCCATCTCCCGTCATCGCCACGTTCAAATAAACGAACGGCAACCCTCCCAAGTCCTTTTTTGCTTGGCTTCGTCGAATCTTAATATTTTCGTAGTCCACTATGATATATATGACGCAGGTGACCTAAGCTCCGTTAGGAGCGCCATGTTTATAACTCGTTCTTCTTCCAGTCATCAAGCTCCGTAGGAGCGGCACAATCTTGAGGAAAACCATACTCCCCGGCATCACCCTATAAAATCGAATCCTTCTTTTCCACTCTCCGCGTCTCCGCGGTTAAAAATAATACCTTCCATTTCCCACTTGACAATTCAAACGCATGTTTTAAATATCAGTTTGAATATGGGAATTCGCCCTGCCATACCCGATCACGCCACCCACGCGGCGACGCGCGAGCATTTGCTCGAAGCCGCTGGCGAAGTTTTCGCCGAAGTCGGTTTTCGCGCCGCGACTGTGCGCCAGATCTGCCAGCGCGCCGGCGCGAACATCGCCGCCGTCAATTATCATTTCGGCGACAAGACCGAGCTTTACCGTGCCGTGCTCAAGGAATCCTCCCGTGCCGCGCTTGCGAAATATCCGCCCGATTTTGGCCTGCCGCCGCGCGCCACGCCCGAGCAGCGGCTTCGCGCATTCGTCTATTCGTTTCTCCTGCGCATTTTTTCCGAAGGCCCGTCCGCGCGCCACGGCAAGCTCATGGCCCGCGAAATGATTGAGCCTACCGGCGCGCTCGACAGCATCGTCAAGGACAACATCCGCCCCTCATCCGTCCTGCTCATGTCCATCATCGGCGATTTGATCGGCAAAAAGGCCAGTGACAAGACCAAACGCCTCTGCGCCATGAGCGTTGTCAGCCAGGTGCTTTTTTATCATCACTGCCGCCCGGTGGTCCTGCGGCTTTTTCCTGGCATCAAGTTCGACGAAGCCAACACCGTCGCGCTCGCCGACCACATCACTTCATTTTCTTTGGCCGCGCTGAAACAAATCGCCAAATCACCCAAAACCAAATAGCCGCGCCAAACTCCATTCTGCATGTATCACATCGCGCTCAAAATGCTCCTCGGCGACAAGTCGAAGTACGTCATGCTCGTTGGCGGCCTCACCTTCGCCGCGCTCCTGATGACGCAGCAATGCGGCGTTTTTTTCGGCCTGCTTTCGTGGACCACCAGCCACATGCGCAACATGCGCGCCTCCATCTGGGTCGTTGATCCCAAGGTCGAACAGATCAATGAAATCAAGCCCATGCGCGATACCGACGTCAATCGCGTCCGCAGCGTCACCGGCGTCGCCTACGCCGTGCCGCTTTACACGGGCGTCATCCAGGCGCGCATCAACGACGGCTCGTTCAAGCCTGTCGAGATGATCGGCATTGATTCGGAAACTTTGATCGGACGCCCGCCCGTCATCCTTTCCGGGCGGCTCGAAGATTTGCGCCTGCCGAATACCGTGATGATTGATGAACTCGCCGTGCAACGCCTCAGCGCCGGCCACGCGCACAAACTCGGCATCGGCGATACCTTTGAGATCAACGACCGCGAAGCCCGCATCATCGGCATCTGCAAAACCGACCGCCACTTTTTCGGTTACCCGTACGTTTTCACCACCTACGATGAAGCGCTGCAATTCGCGCCCAAGACGCGCAAGATGTTGAGCATTGTCCTCGCCGAACCGAGTCCGGGTTTCACCGCCGCCCAGGCTGCGCGCGCCATCGAACGCGAAACCCTTTTGAAAGCCTACACCGAATCCGAATTCAACGCCGCCACGGTGAAATGGTTTTTCGCGAATACCGGCATTCCCGCTTCCTTCGGCACGACGATCATCCTTGGCTTCATCGTTGGCATCGCCATCGCCGGGCAAACTTTTTATTCCTTCGTGCTGGAAAACCTCCGCCACCTCGCCGCGCTCAAGGCGATGGGCGCGAGCAATGGCCTCCTCTCGCGCATGCTCATGCTCCAGGCGCTGACCGTCGGCATGATCGGCTACGGCCTCGGCGTGGGCTTGACCACGCTCTTCGGCCTCGCGGTGTTGAAGACCGGCCAGCCGCCATTTTTGCTCCCGTATCAACTGCCCTTGTTCACCTTTGTCGTGATCGTGCTCATCTGCATCTTCGCGGCGATGCTGGGCATCCGCAAAATCTATAAACTCGAACCAGCGGTGGTGTTCCGTGGCTGAAGCAAACGGCAAAAACAAGCTCGCTATCCACGTCCGGGGCGTGACGAAAACTTTCGGCACGGGCGAAGCCGGCACGAAGGCGCTCAAGGGCGTGGACTTCGACGCGCGCCTTGGCGAGATGCTCCTCATCGTCGGTCCGTCCGGCTGCGGCAAGACGACCTTGCTCAGCGTCATCGCCGGCACGCTTGAATGCGATACCGGCGAGATCAATGTTTTCAACACCGAATTGCACGGCCTCAACCAGCGCGACATCACGGAATTTCGCAAACGCAACGTCGGGTTTATTTTTCAGCAATTCAATTTGATCCCGACGCTCAGCCTCGTCGAAAACGTCAGCGTGCCGCTACTCATCAACGGTGTAAAACGCAGCGCGGCTGAAAAAAAATCCCGCGCGTTGCTCGATCAACTCGGTTTGCAAGGCCGTGGCGATGAGCGCCCGACGAATCTTTCCGGCGGCCAGCAACAACGCGTCGCCATCGCCCGCGCGCTCGTGCATGAACCGCGCCTGGTGATTTGCGACGAACCTACTTCCGCGCTCGACAAGGACACCGGCGCGAAAATCATGGAGCTGTTGCGCGAAGTCGGGCGGCATCCCGATCGCTGCGTCATCGTCGTCACGCATGACAATCGCGTTTTTAAATACGCCGACCGCATGACCGAGATGGAAGACGGCCGCGTCGAGCGCGTGCATGAGAATTATCAGAATTATTCGGGAGCCGGGGAACACTAAGGAAAATGAAATATGCTTTTTAAAAAAATCAGTTTTTATCTCGCGG
This genomic window from Verrucomicrobiia bacterium contains:
- a CDS encoding dihydrofolate reductase family protein, yielding MDYENIKIRRSQAKKDLGGLPFVYLNVAMTGDGKLAPVNRHFVPFSSARDQEHLLELRTEADAVMSGARTVDLGPVKLGTGGAKYRRMRLKRGLAEYNIRVVVSGAGTLDPDAEIFKHRFSPIIVLTTERASPGKLRELSKLADVVKVCGKRELDFAMALRWLRAEWKVKRLLCEGGGEINAGLFEAGLVNEVHVTLCPLVLGGRTAPTMSDGNGFTTLAAAAKLELRSQKRVGDEMFLVYRVVKEAGKRNR
- a CDS encoding CerR family C-terminal domain-containing protein — its product is MGIRPAIPDHATHAATREHLLEAAGEVFAEVGFRAATVRQICQRAGANIAAVNYHFGDKTELYRAVLKESSRAALAKYPPDFGLPPRATPEQRLRAFVYSFLLRIFSEGPSARHGKLMAREMIEPTGALDSIVKDNIRPSSVLLMSIIGDLIGKKASDKTKRLCAMSVVSQVLFYHHCRPVVLRLFPGIKFDEANTVALADHITSFSLAALKQIAKSPKTK
- a CDS encoding ABC transporter ATP-binding protein, translated to MAEANGKNKLAIHVRGVTKTFGTGEAGTKALKGVDFDARLGEMLLIVGPSGCGKTTLLSVIAGTLECDTGEINVFNTELHGLNQRDITEFRKRNVGFIFQQFNLIPTLSLVENVSVPLLINGVKRSAAEKKSRALLDQLGLQGRGDERPTNLSGGQQQRVAIARALVHEPRLVICDEPTSALDKDTGAKIMELLREVGRHPDRCVIVVTHDNRVFKYADRMTEMEDGRVERVHENYQNYSGAGEH
- a CDS encoding ABC transporter permease, translating into MYHIALKMLLGDKSKYVMLVGGLTFAALLMTQQCGVFFGLLSWTTSHMRNMRASIWVVDPKVEQINEIKPMRDTDVNRVRSVTGVAYAVPLYTGVIQARINDGSFKPVEMIGIDSETLIGRPPVILSGRLEDLRLPNTVMIDELAVQRLSAGHAHKLGIGDTFEINDREARIIGICKTDRHFFGYPYVFTTYDEALQFAPKTRKMLSIVLAEPSPGFTAAQAARAIERETLLKAYTESEFNAATVKWFFANTGIPASFGTTIILGFIVGIAIAGQTFYSFVLENLRHLAALKAMGASNGLLSRMLMLQALTVGMIGYGLGVGLTTLFGLAVLKTGQPPFLLPYQLPLFTFVVIVLICIFAAMLGIRKIYKLEPAVVFRG
- a CDS encoding 3-deoxy-D-manno-octulosonic acid transferase; its protein translation is MWRRGNWRQDFNQRLGLYNNKVKQSVTNRHVIWLHAVSVGEMNVCLQVIRALQPRMPNLKIVVSTTTTTGMAELQKRLPPTIGKIYYPIDRQRYVGRALGSIHPNAIGLIESEIWPNFMWRARSLGKAVFLINARLSDRSYPRYKRFGFIFRPLFASFTAVGAQNESDAAKLRELGCQPDAVHVVGNLKFDAAGIPDNKTLDVPALLQQIGISTDAPILVAGSTHAGEERILAQQFLRLRKRFPNLVLILVPRHFERAREVAQELSNQRVKFMYRSEITAATHLAPGSVQCLLVNTTGELRYFYEYATIAFIGKSLTAKGGQNPIEPAALAKPVVFGPNMQNFSDVTKIFLAQDGAVQVRDAAELENVFADLLARPERREQLGRNAQKIVRENQGAVNRTVDLIVEHLKGLNSYVVPPKPRADGQQTPGSA
- a CDS encoding serine/threonine-protein kinase, with the protein product MTTGLADERKPLRMIKCNACGAQVFIPGDLQPLATTACPKCGNQIMMPMRLRQFELRAFIASGGMGTVYRAFDTALEREVAVKVMKPELAGDVLAIEAFSREARACACLNHSNIIHIYTFDENERQKYLVMELADQGSLDGRIETQTRISELEVLDIGTKMGSALEAALKHGFLHRDIKPGNILFNADNEPKLVDFGLARKAEAEVNPDEGTWGTPYYVAPEKINREPETFLSDMYSLGGTLYHALTGHVPFEAPTVEELVRAHVSVPLTPPDQVIPEVSQLCSEAIVRAMAKNPADRFQSYGEFIMAFEYARTMLLRQQSQGIPTPVAAPGKAKGWWKR
- the bamD gene encoding outer membrane protein assembly factor BamD; the encoded protein is MKRWSLRIGLAVLFVLACPFRSPAPLTYTPGEGWVYEAAGGEGAWRKLRAKDQLDVAQTAFDKKDIRLAKKAAQRVVKTWPLSDYAPRGAYLLARCYEASHQDELAFKEYQRLLEKYPKAANYEEILHRQFAICNRFLGGERFKLWGYIPTLPSMDKTVDMYDKLVKNGPYSDVAAQAQMNIGAAREKQTRFLNDKEPFILAAKAYEQAADRYHDRPKIASDALFKAGLAYQKQAETAEYDQSTAGQAIATFEQFMTLYPDDPRVNKGEQIIGSLKTEQARGNFETAKFYEHKHQYKGALIYYNEVLIQDPKSTYAQTALQRITALKKLTENSPAK
- the lptE gene encoding LPS assembly lipoprotein LptE, which encodes MMRTRVFAGLLLLAWLAVGCGGYKLGPAGGEISGERSIQIQPFVNKTLEPRLSDYVMISLRKNLMQDGTYRVNTHDDGDVILTGVITDYQRTEISVQRTDVLTVQDYEITMTAKIVARDRSGKVLFEHPVTGHTDVRAGADLTSAERAAIPLLTDDLAKRTTSLLVDGTW